One genomic segment of Pyruvatibacter mobilis includes these proteins:
- a CDS encoding homoserine dehydrogenase: protein MSDSASGNPLRIGIAGLGTVGAGVLKLLTQQQDILAARAGVPLVVTAVSARNRQQDRGVEIDGYAWYDNCLDMAEADDVDVVVELIGGADGTAKVLVENAIAAGKHVVTANKALLAYHGQSIAESAEAKAVAVGFEAAVAGGVPVIKGLRDGLAANQVERIVAILNGTCNFVLGLMEEEEVSFEDAVREAQDVGFAEADPTTDIGGFDAAHKLSLLASIAFGTQVNLDAVLVKGIDSVAAEDIEAAKELGYRIKLIAVADRNGGHIIQRVHPALVPLEQPLAHVGGPGNSIVMQGDWVGTVEFGGPGAGEKPTASAVVADIVDIARGFQVPVFGTPAAQLTPAKSASEDNSLAPYYLRMELADKKGTASTMTGILAEHDISIETMIQKPEEDHELGANMPVIVVTYATRDTAIAKAIAEIEGAGILAGSPNVIRVESL, encoded by the coding sequence ATGAGTGACAGCGCCTCCGGTAATCCCCTGCGTATCGGTATTGCGGGCCTGGGCACTGTCGGTGCCGGCGTGCTCAAGCTGCTGACCCAGCAGCAGGACATTCTGGCAGCACGTGCCGGTGTGCCGCTGGTCGTCACCGCGGTCTCAGCCCGCAACCGGCAGCAGGACCGGGGCGTCGAGATCGATGGCTATGCCTGGTATGACAACTGCCTCGACATGGCCGAGGCAGATGACGTGGATGTGGTTGTCGAGCTGATTGGCGGTGCTGACGGCACGGCCAAGGTGCTGGTCGAGAATGCCATTGCTGCAGGCAAGCATGTGGTGACCGCCAACAAGGCGCTGCTTGCATATCATGGGCAGAGCATTGCGGAGAGTGCTGAAGCCAAGGCAGTGGCCGTCGGCTTCGAAGCCGCGGTCGCCGGCGGTGTTCCGGTGATCAAGGGGTTGCGTGACGGTCTGGCCGCCAACCAGGTCGAGCGCATCGTCGCCATCCTCAACGGCACCTGCAATTTTGTTCTCGGCCTGATGGAAGAAGAAGAAGTGAGCTTCGAGGATGCTGTCCGCGAAGCTCAGGACGTCGGCTTTGCAGAGGCTGACCCGACGACCGACATCGGCGGTTTCGATGCGGCTCACAAGCTCTCCCTGCTGGCGAGCATTGCCTTCGGCACGCAGGTCAATCTTGACGCAGTGCTTGTGAAGGGGATCGACAGCGTGGCGGCCGAAGACATCGAGGCGGCCAAGGAGCTGGGCTACCGCATCAAGCTCATCGCCGTGGCTGACCGGAATGGCGGGCATATCATCCAGCGGGTGCACCCGGCGCTTGTGCCGCTTGAGCAGCCGCTGGCCCATGTGGGCGGGCCGGGTAATTCCATCGTGATGCAGGGCGACTGGGTCGGCACGGTTGAGTTCGGCGGCCCGGGGGCAGGGGAGAAGCCGACGGCCTCTGCCGTGGTGGCCGACATCGTGGACATTGCCCGTGGCTTCCAGGTGCCGGTCTTCGGCACGCCTGCGGCGCAACTTACGCCGGCCAAGTCCGCGTCAGAGGACAATTCGCTGGCTCCTTACTATCTGCGGATGGAACTGGCGGACAAAAAGGGCACGGCCTCGACGATGACCGGCATTCTGGCCGAGCATGACATCTCAATCGAGACGATGATCCAGAAGCCGGAGGAAGATCACGAGCTTGGCGCCAACATGCCTGTCATCGTGGTAACCTATGCAACGCGGGATACGGCAATTGCCAAGGCTATTGCGGAGATCGAAGGCGCCGGGATCCTGGCGGGATCGCCCAATGTCATTCGCGTCGAATCGCTTTAA
- the glpX gene encoding class II fructose-bisphosphatase yields MSQAQPEQEHTRESLLHRELTLELVRVTERAAVAASRLRGRGDEKAADQAAVDAMRRELNALDIDGTVVIGEGERDEAPMLYIGEEVGTKNGPKVDIALDPLEGTTLCAKCMPNSLATIAMAEGGSLLNAPDVYMEKIAIGGGYPEGLVDLDADPKDNVLKLAQAKGVDPSQITVCILDRPRHSHLIKGVRDAGAAVTLIPDGDIAGVIHTSDPNTGIDMYMGTGGAPEGVLAAAALRCIGGQIQGRLIFRDAEERRRAERVGYTDFDRKYMTQELASGDVLFAATGVTDGTMLDGIKWENDRVTTHTVVMRSSTGTVRYIKASHSYLGKFR; encoded by the coding sequence ATGAGCCAGGCCCAGCCCGAGCAGGAACACACCCGTGAATCCCTTCTTCACCGTGAGCTGACGCTGGAGCTTGTGCGCGTGACGGAGCGTGCTGCCGTGGCGGCTTCGCGCCTGCGCGGCCGGGGGGATGAAAAGGCTGCCGATCAGGCCGCTGTGGACGCTATGCGCCGGGAGCTGAATGCTCTGGATATCGACGGCACCGTTGTGATCGGCGAAGGCGAGCGTGACGAGGCGCCGATGCTTTATATCGGTGAGGAAGTCGGCACCAAGAACGGCCCGAAGGTTGATATCGCGCTGGATCCGCTGGAAGGCACCACGCTGTGCGCTAAGTGCATGCCCAATTCGCTGGCAACCATTGCCATGGCCGAAGGCGGCAGCCTGCTGAATGCGCCGGACGTCTACATGGAAAAAATCGCCATTGGCGGCGGATACCCGGAAGGTCTCGTCGATCTCGACGCTGACCCCAAGGACAACGTCCTGAAGCTGGCGCAGGCAAAGGGCGTGGACCCGTCGCAGATTACGGTCTGCATCCTCGACCGTCCGCGCCATTCGCACCTGATCAAGGGCGTGCGTGATGCAGGCGCCGCCGTGACCCTGATCCCGGATGGTGACATCGCGGGCGTGATCCACACGTCTGATCCCAATACCGGCATCGACATGTATATGGGCACTGGTGGTGCGCCTGAAGGTGTTCTGGCTGCCGCTGCACTGCGCTGCATCGGCGGGCAGATCCAGGGGCGCCTGATCTTCCGTGACGCGGAAGAGCGCCGCCGGGCCGAGCGTGTCGGCTACACGGATTTCGACCGCAAATACATGACCCAGGAATTGGCGTCCGGGGATGTGCTTTTTGCCGCCACCGGCGTGACGGACGGCACAATGCTGGACGGCATCAAGTGGGAGAATGACCGGGTGACGACGCACACTGTGGTCATGCGGTCATCCACCGGCACTGTCCGTTACATCAAGGCTTCGCACAGCTACCTTGGCAAGTTCCGCTAA